In Toxoplasma gondii ME49 chromosome VIII, whole genome shotgun sequence, a single genomic region encodes these proteins:
- a CDS encoding hypothetical protein (encoded by transcript TGME49_233780~Signal peptide predicted by SignalP 2.0 HMM (probability 0.999) with cleavage site probability 0.665 at residue 24~Predicted trans-membrane domain (TMHMM2.0):4-27), giving the protein MSRIFLLIYAAAAALFTSNFGALAQLGLQNALLSSLDRDVTPPPFPTVNVQLDEAPPSDEKETDLARVIRDDNAAQRRMRDAFVARRRAFQALMSDQQESVQFLRDLGEASKNLV; this is encoded by the exons ATGTCTCGCATATTCTTGCTGATATATGCAGCTGCCGCTGCTCTCTTCACGAGCAATTTTGGCGCGCTTGCCCAGCTGGGGCTTCAGAATGCCCTGCTTTCCTCGCTAGATCGAGATGTG ACTCCCCCACCGTTCCCAACTGTAAATGTACAATTGG ACGAGGCGCCGCCTtcggacgagaaggaaacagatcTAGCAAGAGTTATTCGAGACGATAATgctgcacagagaagaatGAGGGACGCCTTTGTTGCAAGGAGACGGGCATTCCAGGCGCTGATGAGCGAC CAGCAGGAATCAGTCCAGTTTTTGCGAGACCTAGGAGAGGCATCGAAGAATTTGGTCTGA
- a CDS encoding hypothetical protein (encoded by transcript TGME49_233792~Signal peptide predicted by SignalP 2.0 HMM (probability 0.991) with cleavage site probability 0.536 at residue 17): MYFGPPFFLVLTLGARAVDCGEAGVIRHDNLIDKSRFMESGSFQIPGLAGTVGDVSPSTFPVINVHMDVPNTDPLEEKRLEKDRENMARELDEVARDYNRGINDFFQIAAFQRDQVKHLERLSHLSNGLIRRALRRRA; encoded by the exons ATGTATTTTGGGCCCCCCTTCTTCCTAGTGCTCACTTTGGGCGCCAGAGCAGTGGACTGCGGCGAAGCGGGAGTGATCCGGCACG ACAATCTGATAGATAAAAGCCGTTTTATGGAATCCGGCTCATTTCAGATACCGGGATTAGCCGGCACTGTGG GCGACGTGTCACCTTCAACGTTCCCTGTCATCAACGTTCACATGGACGTTCCAAACACGGACCCTTTGGAAGAGAAGCGTCTTGAAAAAGACCGGGAAAATATGGCGCGGGAGCTCGACGAGGTTGCAAGAGACTATAACCGCGGAATTAATG ATTTCTTTCAGATTGCAGCGTTCCAG CGAGACCAAGTCAAGCACCTCGAACGACTTAGCCATCTGAGTAATGGACTGATCAGAAGGGCACTTCGACGACGGGCGTGA
- a CDS encoding serine/threonine protein kinase AktR, putative (encoded by transcript TGME49_233790~Gene product name based on ToxoDB Community Expert Annotation. Predicted member of protein kinase family AGC;AktR, (PMID:22047078).) has product MSSAARLGLSGQRGLSPRYSSLTHTAGKARRVPKNVRLFHIEGRGARLRIVAEHPDEETTGWLLARAIEGLAEKGLGDGLVALRTDPSGPLGNRDWVDVYLQDMHRTLGCLPFEDYLQCVYSEPTGPPEGNLAPRRENTAGAKLSESIESPGGKADRTINLRASKAASRQNSPSGTRAAVKDKSREGTSSELRRRNTASSMKAEPVGDSSTAVVAVGGNTAGTIVAHASPPSSPLALSALETPHHESGAGYETWVHKGQSDHEKQGVLERNSETTRQVATRTYTRFPRSGGVSVRDFREEGVIGQGGFSVVYKVRKKDTGRLYALKVVAKNKIAHEPNKIRRALSERDVLKQCDSPFVVRLFWAFQSENHLFLVNELCPGGDLFRLLRECQFFPEDVCRFVFAEVLLGLRHLHELNILYRDLKAENVLVDLDGHCRLADFGLSKTLSKGHQRSYSFCGSPEYLSPEMLLGTGHDKTLDYYGIGCLLYEMLTGVPPHYSSNRNCMYSRIIEGNLSFPSSLKVSPEAKDLVERLLHVDPGRRLGADPGGVDSICAHPWLQGIDWKRISERAAPSLLRPYLQWQRLGIGRSPYPVLPRGKTISEGSPFRTLSSSDVPWEAPATCPFRHFDWENKRLLSEASERCSLVLPTADTSASGSCVQFSSRSKCSRLTKPDKDKQGRIIQLYKRAQSVMRVSGGAERIPVKTRPGSRVIQSGQAQQQPGNILEQRYVMVGPSGRSVTVSVAPVLNRLQPFFTGSVAVAIPSHRDGELSMAAKPPMNSPVFESIVVRPEKGDCERR; this is encoded by the exons ATGTCATCTGCAGCACGGCTCGGCCTGAGCGGCCAGCGGgggctgtctcctcgttaTTCGTCACTTACACACACCGCTGGGAAGGCCAGAAGAGTACCAAAGAATGTACGCCTGTTCCACATTGAAGGTCGCGGGGCAAGACTGCGTATAGTAGCTGAACATCCTGATGAAGAAACAACTGGTTGGCTACTCGCCCGTGCAATCGAGGGTCTTGCGGAGAAAG GACTTGGAGATGGCCTTGTGGCACTTCGAACAGACCCGAGTGGTCCTCTTGGCAACCGGGATTGGGTGGATGTCTATTTGCAAGACATGCATCGCACCCTTGGTTGCTTGCCATTCGAGGACTACCTCCAGTGCGTGTACAGTGAACCAACCGGACCTCCAGAGGGTAACCTTGCTCCACGCCGTGAAAACACAGCCGGAGCAAAACTTAGCGAATCAATCGAATCGCCAGGTGGGAAAGCAGACCGAACGATCAACCTGCGTGCCAGCAAG GCAGCGTCCCGGCAAAATTCTCCTTCAGGCACTCGTGCGGCTGTGAAAGACAAGAGTAGGGAGGGGACCTCGTCCGAACTGCGGAGACGGAATACTGCATCCAGTATGAAGGCAGAGCCTGTCGGAGACTCATCGACTGCTGTTGTTGCTGTTGGAGGAAATACCGCTGGTACTATTGTTGCACatgcttctcctccctcttcccctcttgcCTTGAGTGCTTTGGAGACTCCCCATCACGAGTCTGGAGCTGGTTACGAGACTTGGGTCCACAAGGGACAGAGTGACCATGAGAAGCAGGGTGTGTTGGAACGAAACTCTGAGACCACGCGCCAGGTAGCCACGCGAACATACACACGTTTTCCGCGATCAGGGGGTGTATCTGTGCGAGACTTTCGGGAAGAAGGGGTCATCGGACAAGGAGGGTTCAGCGTGGTGTATAAAGtgcggaagaaagacacggGACGCCTCTATGCACTGAAAGTTGTAGCAAAAAACAAAATAGCCCATGAACCCAACAAAATCCGCCGAGCGCTTTCGGAGAGAGATGTGCTCAAGCAATGCGACTCGCCGTTCGTCGTGAGGCTTTTTTGGGCGTTCCAATCGGAAAACCACTTGTTTCTTGTAAACGAGTTGTGTCCAGGAG GAGATCTCTTCCGGCTACTCCGGGAGTGTCAGTTCTTCCCCGAGGACGTGTGCCGTTTCGTCTTTGCGGAGGTTCTACTCGGTCTTCGTCACCTTCACGAACTCAATATTCTTTACCGGGACTTGAAGGCCGAAAATGTTTTGGTGGACCTGGACGGACACTGTAGACTCGCTGATTTCGGACTCTCGAAAACCCTCTCAA AGGGCCACCAGCGGAGTTACTCTTTCTGCGGAAGTCCAGAATATCTCAGTCCCGAGATGCTACTAGGAACG GGCCATGACAAGACTTTAGATTATTACGGCATCGGATGTCTGTTGTACGAGATGCTGACAGGCGTCCCGCCGCATTACTCAAGCAACAGGAACTGCATGTACAGCCGGATTATTGAAG GAAATCTTTCGTTCCCGTCGTCGTTGAAGGTGTCGCCTGAGGCAAAGGACCTTGTTGAACGGTTGCTTCACGTAGATCCTGGACGGCGCCTTGGTGCAGACCCGGGGGGCGTCGATTCAATTTGCGCTCATCCCTGGCTTCAAGGCATCGACTGGAAG CGGATTTCAGAGCGCGCGGCACCGAGTTTGTTGCGGCCTTACTTGCAATGGCAACGCTTGGGAATTGGCAGAAGTCCGTATCCTGT CCTTCCTCGTGGCAAAACTATATCCGAAGGAAGTCCTTTTCGAACACTTTCGTCGTCAGATGTTCCCTGGGAGGCGCCTGCTACGTGCCCGTTTCGTCACTTCGACTGGGAAAACAAAAGACTTCTGAGCGAAGCATCTGAGCGCTGTTCCCTTGTGCTACCAACGGCGGACACAAGCGCCAGTGGGAGCTGTGTACAGTTCTCGAGCAGAAGCAAATGCTCACGCCTCACGAAACCCGATAAAGACAAGCAGGGGCGGATTATACAGCTGTACAAGCGAGCACAAAGCGTTATGAGAGTTTCTGGCGGTGCAGAACGGATTCCCGTGAAGACGAGGCCGGGCTCCCGTGTGATTCAGTCAGGGCAAGCACAGCAGCAGCCGGGCAACATTTTAGAACAGCGATACGTAATGGTAGGTCCCTCCGGTCGTTCCGTGACCGTATCTGTGGCTCCTGTGCTTAACCGTCTGCAGCCTTTCTTCACAGGCTCGGTTGCCGTAGCAATCCCATCTCACCGTGACGGTGAGCTTTCCATGGCAGCCAAGCCACCGATGAATTCACCCGTTTTTGAATCCATCGTGGTTCGCCCCGAAAAAGGCGACTGTGAAAGGCGGTAG